The following are encoded together in the Parambassis ranga chromosome 20, fParRan2.1, whole genome shotgun sequence genome:
- the LOC114452982 gene encoding transmembrane protein 56-B-like isoform X1: MLRHMLGWVDMDPFSQLILTISVTSFLTFQWLFHKVSPWMSIRISPGFLGLTDKQKVEWNSRTVSTFHALLVGIFCLYILFFDDAVNEDPVWGDPTLVKTNVAITTGYLISDLLLIFYYWKAIGDKFFVVHHLAALYAYYYVLGQGMLPYFANFRLLAEFSTPCVNQRWFFEVLGYPKSSRPNMANGVAMAVVFFMVRIAVMPVYYSRMYAVYGTEAFYLVPWGGRVAWICSSICLDIMNVMWMHKIARGCYRVLRSARRSKAATPQENGKTD; encoded by the exons ATGCTCCGGCACATG ttggGTTGGGTGGACATGGACCCATTCAGCCAGCTTATCCTCACCATCTCGGTGACCAGCTTCCTCACCTTCCAGTGGCTCTTCCACAAAGTCAGCCCCTGGATGTCCATACGCATCAGCCCAGGCTTCCTTGGCCTCACTGATAAGCAGAAGGTTGAATGGAACTCAAG GACAGTGTCGACATTTCACGCACTGTTGGTGGGAATATTCTGTCTCTACATCTTGTTCTTCGATGATGCCGTCAACGAAGACCCAGTCTG gGGAGACCCTACACTGGTGAAGACTAATGTTGCCATCACAACAGGCTACCTCATATCTG atctgCTGCTAATATTTTACTATTGGAAGGCGATAGGCGACAAGTTTTTTGTAGTTCACCATCTGGCAGCGTTGTATGCTTACTACTATGTACTG GGCCAAGGAATGTTGCCTTATTTTGCTAACTTCCGTCTGCTTGCTGAGTTTTCTACACCATGTGTCAACCAGCG CTGGTTCTTTGAGGTACTAGGTTATCCCAAGTCCTCCCGGCCCAACATGGCAAATGGCGTTGCCATGGCAGTAGTCTTTTTCATGGTCCGCATCGCGGTCATGCCGGTCTACTACAGTCGCATGTATGCGGTCTATGGCACCGAGGCCTTCTACCTGGTGCCGTGGGGCGGCCGCGTAGCCTGGATCTGCTCCAGTATTTGCTTGGACATCATGAACGTTATGTGGATGCATAAGATCGCCCGCGGCTGCTACAGGGTGCTGCGCTCGGCACGCCGCAGCAAAGCCGCCACACCTCAGGAGAACGGAAAGACGGATTAA
- the LOC114452982 gene encoding transmembrane protein 56-B-like isoform X2: MDPFSQLILTISVTSFLTFQWLFHKVSPWMSIRISPGFLGLTDKQKVEWNSRTVSTFHALLVGIFCLYILFFDDAVNEDPVWGDPTLVKTNVAITTGYLISDLLLIFYYWKAIGDKFFVVHHLAALYAYYYVLGQGMLPYFANFRLLAEFSTPCVNQRWFFEVLGYPKSSRPNMANGVAMAVVFFMVRIAVMPVYYSRMYAVYGTEAFYLVPWGGRVAWICSSICLDIMNVMWMHKIARGCYRVLRSARRSKAATPQENGKTD; encoded by the exons ATGGACCCATTCAGCCAGCTTATCCTCACCATCTCGGTGACCAGCTTCCTCACCTTCCAGTGGCTCTTCCACAAAGTCAGCCCCTGGATGTCCATACGCATCAGCCCAGGCTTCCTTGGCCTCACTGATAAGCAGAAGGTTGAATGGAACTCAAG GACAGTGTCGACATTTCACGCACTGTTGGTGGGAATATTCTGTCTCTACATCTTGTTCTTCGATGATGCCGTCAACGAAGACCCAGTCTG gGGAGACCCTACACTGGTGAAGACTAATGTTGCCATCACAACAGGCTACCTCATATCTG atctgCTGCTAATATTTTACTATTGGAAGGCGATAGGCGACAAGTTTTTTGTAGTTCACCATCTGGCAGCGTTGTATGCTTACTACTATGTACTG GGCCAAGGAATGTTGCCTTATTTTGCTAACTTCCGTCTGCTTGCTGAGTTTTCTACACCATGTGTCAACCAGCG CTGGTTCTTTGAGGTACTAGGTTATCCCAAGTCCTCCCGGCCCAACATGGCAAATGGCGTTGCCATGGCAGTAGTCTTTTTCATGGTCCGCATCGCGGTCATGCCGGTCTACTACAGTCGCATGTATGCGGTCTATGGCACCGAGGCCTTCTACCTGGTGCCGTGGGGCGGCCGCGTAGCCTGGATCTGCTCCAGTATTTGCTTGGACATCATGAACGTTATGTGGATGCATAAGATCGCCCGCGGCTGCTACAGGGTGCTGCGCTCGGCACGCCGCAGCAAAGCCGCCACACCTCAGGAGAACGGAAAGACGGATTAA